A stretch of DNA from Thalassospiraceae bacterium LMO-SO8:
CGGATCGCGGAACAGAACCGGGCCCGGTTCGGCCGTGACAAGGCGCAGCGGCGGGAAGACGAGACGGACCGCCGACGCCGCGACCAAGACCTGGACGGCAAGCAGATCGACCCCGAAAGCGACAAGCCCGCGGGCTGAACCGCGGGCCTGATGCCACAGGTATTCGGTTTCACGTCAACCGATCAATGGCTGTGGGCCTCGTCCGGTTCCAAGAGCCGATGCAGATGAACGATCACATATTTCATGTTGGCGTCGTCCACATGGGCCTGCGACGCGCCGCGCCAGGCGGTCAGCGCCTTGGCGTAGCTGGGGTAGATGCCGACGATTTCCAGGTTCTCCGGGTCAACGAAATCCTGGCCCTGGGGGTCGGTTACCTTGCCCCCGAACACGAGATGCAGAAGCGCATTCGACATGATTAGTCCCTTTTCATTGTTTCGGCTGCCTCTGAATGTCTCCTCACGGAT
This window harbors:
- a CDS encoding DUF4169 family protein, with the protein product MAADIVNLRQYRKEKQRQERARIAEQNRARFGRDKAQRREDETDRRRRDQDLDGKQIDPESDKPAG
- a CDS encoding DUF4170 domain-containing protein, whose translation is MSNALLHLVFGGKVTDPQGQDFVDPENLEIVGIYPSYAKALTAWRGASQAHVDDANMKYVIVHLHRLLEPDEAHSH